Proteins encoded by one window of Candidatus Nitrosocosmicus hydrocola:
- a CDS encoding PQQ-dependent sugar dehydrogenase: MYNLSLKITSIGDKNTKLITNVFANIAMIPNRKPVLAVTYLLTAWTCFLVLIIMQPQILEFETVNAQALNDPNLQLESVFSGFVSPVGMAFLDDTGENILVIEKKGTVKLISNGVLQDTPIKQFDVDFQSERGLLGIESLRENNGTRIFLYMTEDDPNFTGDGSGETLRNRVYSFDWDGNNLVNQKLILDLPGTPGPNHNGGKLTLDKENNLYAVVGDLNHRTQLQNFENGGDPDLTGSIFRIDPNTGEAPPDNPFISSNIPNIDKTFAYGIRNSFGLTVDPITGIIWDTENGPSISDEINIVEPGFNSGWRSIMGPAPSSEEINNLVSISSNSNYSDPEISWVDPPAVTDIEFINSRNFGPDYENNLLVGDHNNGNLYFFKMNNERNGLDIEDNIIDSENEMNNYVLGSGFGSITDIEISPDGNAYIVSLENGNLYRIS; the protein is encoded by the coding sequence GTGTACAATTTATCATTGAAAATCACATCTATCGGAGATAAAAATACTAAACTTATAACAAATGTTTTTGCAAATATAGCGATGATACCAAACCGTAAACCAGTATTGGCTGTTACCTATTTGCTAACGGCTTGGACTTGCTTTTTAGTTTTGATTATAATGCAACCACAGATTTTAGAATTTGAAACAGTTAATGCACAGGCTCTGAATGACCCTAATCTTCAGCTAGAGTCAGTATTTAGTGGCTTTGTTTCACCCGTAGGTATGGCGTTTCTGGATGACACTGGAGAAAATATTTTAGTAATTGAGAAAAAAGGAACCGTTAAATTGATTTCTAATGGGGTATTACAAGATACTCCTATCAAGCAATTTGATGTGGATTTTCAAAGCGAGCGGGGCTTATTAGGAATAGAATCTTTGAGAGAAAATAATGGTACACGAATATTCCTTTACATGACAGAAGATGACCCCAATTTCACTGGGGATGGTTCTGGGGAAACCCTAAGAAACAGGGTTTACAGTTTCGATTGGGATGGTAATAATTTAGTAAATCAAAAACTTATCTTGGACCTTCCAGGAACGCCTGGTCCTAATCATAATGGCGGAAAGCTGACCCTAGACAAAGAAAATAACTTGTATGCCGTTGTTGGAGATCTTAATCATAGGACACAGTTACAGAATTTTGAAAACGGAGGCGATCCCGATTTAACTGGCTCAATTTTTAGGATAGATCCAAATACTGGTGAAGCCCCTCCAGATAATCCATTTATTAGTAGTAACATACCTAATATCGACAAAACTTTTGCATATGGAATACGAAACTCTTTTGGACTGACAGTCGACCCAATTACAGGTATCATATGGGATACTGAGAATGGACCTTCCATTTCTGATGAAATTAATATTGTTGAACCAGGATTTAATAGCGGATGGAGATCGATAATGGGTCCAGCTCCATCTTCTGAGGAGATAAATAACTTGGTGTCTATCTCATCGAATTCCAATTACTCTGATCCGGAGATAAGTTGGGTTGATCCCCCAGCTGTCACAGATATAGAATTCATAAATAGCAGAAACTTTGGACCTGACTACGAAAACAACCTATTGGTAGGAGACCATAACAATGGTAATCTCTATTTCTTTAAGATGAATAATGAGAGGAACGGATTAGACATTGAAGATAACATAATAGATTCAGAAAATGAAATGAATAATTATGTTTTGGGAAGTGGATTTGGAAGCATTACGGACATCGAGATAAGTCCAGATGGCAATGCTTACATCGTTTCTCTGGAGAATGGAAACTTGTACAGAATCTCATAA